Proteins found in one Candidatus Methylomirabilota bacterium genomic segment:
- a CDS encoding Hsp20/alpha crystallin family protein, translating to MRYPAEDIEREFQQLRARLAEMMDTLLHRGRPTLVRGSSFKPAIDVYETSSAVIIVMEISGAKGEEIDVTMEGNRLRIAGVRRVAAPLDAQRCHQMEIEFGPFERWVSLDFSPPRDAVEATYRDGFIHVTIPKQAVSTASTVRILSE from the coding sequence ATGAGGTATCCGGCAGAGGATATCGAGCGAGAGTTCCAGCAGCTCCGCGCCCGCTTGGCTGAGATGATGGATACCCTGCTCCACCGGGGGCGCCCCACCCTTGTCCGGGGCTCCAGCTTCAAGCCGGCCATCGACGTCTACGAGACGAGCTCGGCGGTCATCATCGTGATGGAAATTTCCGGCGCAAAGGGGGAGGAAATCGATGTCACCATGGAAGGGAATCGGCTCCGGATTGCCGGGGTCCGGCGCGTCGCTGCCCCCCTCGATGCGCAGCGATGTCACCAAATGGAGATCGAATTCGGGCCTTTCGAGCGATGGGTGAGTCTCGACTTTTCACCACCCCGTGACGCTGTGGAAGCCACGTATCGGGACGGGTTCATCCACGTCACCATTCCCAAGCAAGCAGTATCCACGGCTTCCACCGTCCGAATCCTCAGCGAGTAA